From the genome of Adlercreutzia equolifaciens DSM 19450:
CGTTTTTGTTGTCTGATACCCGAACAGAGGCAGGGGGCCGCGTTCTTCTGGTGGGCGATGAGGCGATTATGTTTTGGGTGGTGCTTGTGCTGGTCGGTTTGGTCGCGCCTTTTATCCTGGAGTGTCGTTATCTTGGAGGGGATCGGCGCACGAAGGGCCTTTGGATTGCCTGCTGCCTGCTCCTTGGCGGTGTGGCCCTGAGAATCTGCGTGACGGGGCTCGCGTCCTTCGATGTTTCCCAGAGTCCCGAGATTGCAATACGTATGGCATTCGCGGCAACAGGGAGCTGAGCCGCGTTCTCACAGCGGAAGCGCCAGAATACGATCAACGGCAAGGCGATTTGCCGAGCAGGACGAAAGGAAGGATCGACTGATGACGAAAAGCGCAAGAAGTCGCAAGGTGCGCCGCGCCGAATGGGAGGCGGCGCCGGGGCCGTGGAGCGACAGCGAAGCGGAAATGCTGGCGGCAACCTCCTACGTGCCCAAGAAGTCGTCGCGCAACGGCGCTCTCGTGTTCAGCGTTGCCGTGTTCGTGGCCGCGGCTGCCGCTGTGCTCGCATGCGACCTTCTCGTTGAGGGGCGCATCTCGCTTGTGGGTATTCTTGCGGCTCTGGTGGCGGCGCTCGCGGCCTCTTCATCGTTGCATATCGCTTTGGGGTGGGAAAAGGTGGTCGTGCTGCGGCTTGGCAAGCTGAACCGCGTGGTGGGGCCCGGCTTCTACGCCACCATTCCCATTTTGGAGCACGGAACTATCCGTGTGGATCAGCGCATTATCGCCACTCCCTTCCGTGCCGAGCGCACGCTGACGGCTGATCTCGTGCCGGTGAACATCGACGCGGTGCTGTTCTGGGTGGTTTGGGATGCGGAAAAGGCCTGCGTGGAGGTGGAAGATTACTACGCGGCCATATCGTATCTCGCGCAGACCTCGTTGCGCGAGGCGGTGGGGCGCTCGACTGTGGCCGAGGTGGCATTGCGGCGGGACCAGCTCGACGAGGAGATCAAGGTCGACATCGAGAAAGAGGCATCCGGCTGGGGCGTTGATATCATCTCCGTGAAGGTTCGCGACATCGTGATTCCTGCGGAGCTGCAAAACGTCATGTCCCTGGAGGCGCAGGCCGACCGCGAGCGCAACGCTCGCATGACGGTGGCGAGCGCCGAGGCCGATCTGGCGGAGATGCTTTCTGAGGCTGCTCGCATTTACGGTGATGAGGATGCGGCGCTGAAGCTGCGCACCATGCTCATGCAGTACGAGACGGTAAAGGGATCCGGCAGCGCCGTCGTCACCGTGCCCACGGCGGTGAGCGATGGTTTTGCTGAAGGCGTCCAACGCGAGGGGCGAGGACTCTGATAGGATATAGGTACCGTTTCGCGAGAAAGAAGCACCATGGGCGTCCTTGAATCTTTCGCCATAGACCACAGCTCCGGCCTTCCGGTGTGGATACAGATTAAGAACCGCATCGCCTACCTTATTGGCTCGGGGGCCTTTGTTCCCGGTGACAGGCTTCCTACGGTGCGCGCCCTGGCGGTAGATCTGGACATCAGCTACAACACGGTGAACCGCGCCTATATGGATTTGGAGCGCGAGGGCTACATCTCCACTCGCAAGGGACGGGGCACTTTCGTAGCCGAGCGCCACGATTTGGGTGCTCATACGGCCTCTGATTCTCCCATCGAGCTGGTAATCGACGATATGATTCGCGTATGTTCGAATGCGGGCCTGGCCGATGACGACATTGTCGCCATGGTGGAGGCTCGCCTTGCCCACCGGGAGTTCATGCGCTAGGCCCTCGCTTGCGCCCAGATGCGGTGGTGGGGCGCACACAGTCGCCCGTGAAGTGGGCTGGTAAAGCTGTTTCGCTTTGAAAAAACTGTGCATTCTTGGGAAATATACCAGGTCAAAGAACACTTTTTCGCATTGTCACAAAAAGTTGCGACAATCTATTTATTGTCGCAATACATTGTGATAATATGACGCCATAAGGATTTGGCCAATTCTTACCGAAATGGAATCAGGTAGAGTAGAGCTGATTCCGAGAGAAGGGGAGTTTGCGCTTGGCAGCGCCAGGGCAACGGGCTGCAAGGGAAGCATGCTCCCAAAACATGCGAGGAGGAAAGATGACTGAGGCATTTAGTCCCGCCAACGGACTCACGCGCCGAAACTTTCTCAAGTCGACGGGCGTTGCGGCCGCTGCTGTAGCCGCGGGAGGCGCCGGGGCTTTCGCTGCCGGCGGCCTTGCCCAGGCCGAGACTTACGAGGCGGGGCAAACCGAGGGCGATGGTGAGGAAATCTTCTGCGGCATCTGCCGCGGCAACTGCTCGGGTACATGCAAGCTCAACATTCATGTGCGCGACAATAAAATCGTCAAGACGTCCAAGCGCTCTTTCAACTCTTTTCCCGACGGTAGCGTTGATCGCATCTGCCTGCGGGGCTTGAGCCATGTCTACAACGTTTACGGCCCCAACCGCATCCAGTATCCCATGCGCCGCGTAGGCGAGCGCGGGGCCGGCGAGTGGGAGCGCATTACCTGGGAAGAGGCCATTAAGGAGATCACCGACGAGTGGAAGCGCATCCAGGCAGAATACGGCGAGCAGGCCATCGCCTATACCCGCGGCTCGGGAAACCTGGGAGCCATCAGCGGCGTAGCATCGCCCATGTACAATGTCTTCTTCAACAAGATCAACGCCAGCATGATCAAGATCGCTCGCGACCAGGCCAACACTCGTGGCATCAACCGCGTCGTGGGCAACCTCGGTGATTGGGTGTTGAACGATCCCTCCGATTTCAAGAACGCTAAGACGCTGTTCGTGTGGGGCGCCAACATCACCGATGCGCAGATTCACGACTGGCATTTCGTGGCCGACGCCCAAGATGCCGGCACCAAGCTGGTGGTCATCGACCCCATCATGACCCAGCTGGCTGCTCGCGCCGATATGTGGGTTCCGGTGAAGCCCGCCACCGACGCCGCCCTCGCGCTTTCCATGATGTACGTCATGGTGGAGGAAGATGCCGTGAACAAGCCCTTCCTGCGCGATCACACCTGCGCGCCGTTCCTGGTGCGCAGCGACACCGGGAAGTTCCTGCGCATGAGCGACCTGGGCGTGGAGCCCGAGGTCATCGAGGTGGAGACGGGCGCTGTCTCGGCTGCCTCCAGCGAGAACAAGGGCGCACAGGTCGGCAAGGCGAAGACCACCACCAAGATCATCGACCATCCGGCGGTGCTCGATGCCGATGGCACGGTGAAGAGCCTCGTTGAGGCCGCCGACCCGCAGCTGAACGGCACCTACGACTTCAACGGCGTTTCCTGCAGCACCGCCTACGATCTGCTGCTGGAAGACATTATGGAGTACGCGCCCGAGAAGGCCCAGGAGATCTGCGACGTTCCTGCCGAGACCATTGTGGAACTGGCGCATCTCGCCCTCGACGGCCCGTGCACTCATCGCCTGGGTTGGGGCTCCAACTCCTACACCAACGGCGTGCACGCGGCCCACGCCAACATCACCATGGCAGCGCTCACGGGCCAGATCGGCTATCCGGGCGCAGGCACGGGTGTTGGCGACTTCAAGGCATGCTGGGGCATCAACGCGGTTGTGAAGGGCATGACGGCGGCGAAGTACCCTATGATCTCGGCGCTTGCGCTGCCGGAGATCATGCGCACCGACAAGTGGAAGGGCGAGGACTACCCCATTCGCTCGCTCTACGTGTACGCTGGCAACCCCGTTT
Proteins encoded in this window:
- a CDS encoding slipin family protein produces the protein MTKSARSRKVRRAEWEAAPGPWSDSEAEMLAATSYVPKKSSRNGALVFSVAVFVAAAAAVLACDLLVEGRISLVGILAALVAALAASSSLHIALGWEKVVVLRLGKLNRVVGPGFYATIPILEHGTIRVDQRIIATPFRAERTLTADLVPVNIDAVLFWVVWDAEKACVEVEDYYAAISYLAQTSLREAVGRSTVAEVALRRDQLDEEIKVDIEKEASGWGVDIISVKVRDIVIPAELQNVMSLEAQADRERNARMTVASAEADLAEMLSEAARIYGDEDAALKLRTMLMQYETVKGSGSAVVTVPTAVSDGFAEGVQREGRGL
- a CDS encoding GntR family transcriptional regulator; amino-acid sequence: MGVLESFAIDHSSGLPVWIQIKNRIAYLIGSGAFVPGDRLPTVRALAVDLDISYNTVNRAYMDLEREGYISTRKGRGTFVAERHDLGAHTASDSPIELVIDDMIRVCSNAGLADDDIVAMVEARLAHREFMR
- a CDS encoding molybdopterin-containing oxidoreductase family protein, whose translation is MTEAFSPANGLTRRNFLKSTGVAAAAVAAGGAGAFAAGGLAQAETYEAGQTEGDGEEIFCGICRGNCSGTCKLNIHVRDNKIVKTSKRSFNSFPDGSVDRICLRGLSHVYNVYGPNRIQYPMRRVGERGAGEWERITWEEAIKEITDEWKRIQAEYGEQAIAYTRGSGNLGAISGVASPMYNVFFNKINASMIKIARDQANTRGINRVVGNLGDWVLNDPSDFKNAKTLFVWGANITDAQIHDWHFVADAQDAGTKLVVIDPIMTQLAARADMWVPVKPATDAALALSMMYVMVEEDAVNKPFLRDHTCAPFLVRSDTGKFLRMSDLGVEPEVIEVETGAVSAASSENKGAQVGKAKTTTKIIDHPAVLDADGTVKSLVEAADPQLNGTYDFNGVSCSTAYDLLLEDIMEYAPEKAQEICDVPAETIVELAHLALDGPCTHRLGWGSNSYTNGVHAAHANITMAALTGQIGYPGAGTGVGDFKACWGINAVVKGMTAAKYPMISALALPEIMRTDKWKGEDYPIRSLYVYAGNPVSNQVNTNEYINDVVGNMDLYVVADYTFTDTVKYADIVLPASHWFEQQELVPISATQCFLHSEKAIDPLYESKSDFEILKLLAEGMGYPDLIDLTEDEYMSQVVDTPALGALGITYDAIKQNEDMYWYPEKPWIPWKNAEFRTESGRMEFYVENPTVQFDVGQEFDEDREHLPRYFNPTEAYEGSPTWDKYKLILLSERPRFRVHSMWSDNAYLRELDPEPTIKMNPADAEARGIADGDYVEVYNDRGHCVARAVYNDGIRPGCMVYPKSWQQHQHKAGSWSELLTSEYDPVGVNESYFDNLVEVRVWNEE